A window from Photobacterium sp. DA100 encodes these proteins:
- a CDS encoding YeeE/YedE thiosulfate transporter family protein, with protein sequence MMQVIFAIFLAMVLGYLAQRTGLCMVRAVHELIARRPAFLLAILCCGFWYWLIVPFTGKEWIPFLANRFDGTIHFLVGGMLFGLGAALNKGCSISTISKLASGHYYMMATIVGWTIGWLLLPALTPPVNYQPLEPIHSPILQVLIPLLLVLFFSIIKTTPERRKLLFGVMFFGITASILTLIEPQWSPSQLLKDISYSVYHQGIDNWPELERYAVIAGLIAGMAMGAKNRLSLLDFEFRLKQLLSHLFAGTIMGLGASLALGGNDSQLLITLPAFSPAGAIAILFIIIGITTGLAIRKAYHRMMNKDKA encoded by the coding sequence ATGATGCAAGTAATCTTTGCTATCTTTCTTGCCATGGTATTAGGCTATCTTGCCCAGCGGACAGGGCTCTGCATGGTTCGCGCTGTACATGAACTTATAGCCCGCCGTCCAGCCTTCTTGTTAGCCATATTATGCTGCGGCTTCTGGTATTGGCTCATCGTCCCCTTTACTGGAAAGGAATGGATCCCCTTCCTGGCCAATCGCTTTGATGGCACCATCCATTTTTTAGTGGGAGGAATGCTGTTCGGCCTCGGTGCCGCTTTGAACAAAGGCTGTTCGATTTCGACTATTTCTAAACTGGCTAGTGGTCACTACTATATGATGGCAACCATTGTTGGCTGGACCATCGGCTGGCTGCTGTTACCCGCGCTCACACCACCTGTGAACTACCAACCGCTTGAACCTATTCACTCCCCTATCTTGCAAGTACTAATCCCACTACTATTAGTTTTGTTTTTTTCGATAATCAAAACGACACCGGAACGGCGCAAATTACTTTTCGGGGTGATGTTTTTCGGGATCACTGCAAGTATCTTGACCTTAATTGAGCCGCAGTGGTCCCCTAGCCAGTTGCTCAAAGACATCTCTTACAGTGTTTACCACCAAGGTATCGACAACTGGCCCGAACTGGAAAGGTACGCTGTGATTGCAGGCTTAATCGCCGGAATGGCTATGGGAGCAAAAAACCGATTATCTCTTTTGGATTTTGAATTTCGCTTAAAGCAACTGCTCTCCCATTTGTTTGCTGGGACAATTATGGGGCTTGGCGCATCTCTGGCGCTGGGCGGAAACGACTCTCAGCTGCTGATTACCCTACCCGCTTTTTCCCCTGCAGGGGCAATCGCTATTCTCTTTATTATCATCGGAATAACGACCGGTTTAGCGATACGCAAAGCCTATCACCGAATGATGAACAAGGACAAAGCCTGA
- a CDS encoding bifunctional UDP-sugar hydrolase/5'-nucleotidase: MTQIHRSAKITFAHINDTHSHFEPSTIALQIPSPSSGSTMSVFASCGGFARVSTAVREAKKQAMMHGREFMFVHAGDCFQGTLFFSLYKGTANATLLNAIGIDAMALGNHELDMGNQVVADFMDLANFPLLAGNWDLSNENRDKANPLSLKPNVMAYDSEHEHAKYLVKDIDGEPVAIFGLAIENMAGIANPDPDTHFLNVTAVAQNTVAAIKRAGINKIVVLSHLGYERDLELASQVDGVGAIIGGHTHTMQGDFSNIGFSVADEYAVQINGTYVVQAGCNALALGQLELDFNADGTVARAAGRNQLLLGRQFTVDASRSEHLDDSTHQVVKDYLSAQGNVCFCVKDPQIENVLNQDYRPAVRELQTQQVAVLTESLRHIRVPDHKGPSQIAPLVVDSFVWSSRQRGHAVDFGIHNAGGVRASLHAGPITAADISGRLLPFAIGLMVYEVSGKQLRAALEGAINNAIDNGVEGTGSGSFPYTSRLKYTYRCCAAEGQRIEVLKLYRNGAWEDIQDHANYLSVSSGYTATGKEGYGALVNSNIDPIPLNITMADAFEEYARDRGSFGAFEQTMIDFIPCGCEQEHVA; encoded by the coding sequence ATGACACAAATTCATCGCTCGGCAAAGATAACGTTTGCCCACATCAATGATACTCACTCGCACTTTGAGCCATCGACAATCGCTTTGCAGATCCCTTCGCCTTCTTCTGGGTCAACAATGTCAGTGTTCGCAAGTTGTGGTGGTTTTGCTCGGGTATCGACAGCGGTGAGAGAAGCCAAAAAGCAGGCGATGATGCATGGACGTGAATTTATGTTTGTTCACGCCGGTGATTGCTTTCAAGGAACGTTATTCTTTTCCTTGTACAAAGGAACAGCCAATGCGACATTGCTCAATGCTATTGGCATAGATGCGATGGCGTTGGGCAACCATGAGCTTGATATGGGCAATCAGGTTGTTGCTGATTTTATGGATCTAGCCAATTTTCCTTTGCTTGCTGGAAACTGGGACTTATCTAACGAGAACAGGGATAAAGCCAATCCGTTGTCCCTCAAGCCAAATGTAATGGCCTATGACAGTGAACACGAGCACGCAAAATATCTTGTCAAGGATATCGACGGCGAGCCCGTTGCGATTTTTGGCTTAGCAATTGAAAACATGGCAGGTATTGCCAACCCGGATCCTGACACCCATTTTCTCAATGTGACTGCTGTCGCTCAAAATACCGTTGCTGCGATAAAGCGTGCGGGTATCAATAAAATCGTGGTTCTAAGCCATCTAGGTTACGAACGGGACTTAGAGCTAGCCAGCCAGGTTGATGGTGTTGGTGCGATTATTGGCGGCCACACGCATACAATGCAGGGTGACTTTAGCAATATCGGCTTTAGCGTTGCTGATGAATATGCGGTGCAGATCAACGGAACCTATGTGGTTCAGGCGGGATGCAATGCTCTGGCTCTAGGGCAGCTCGAACTCGACTTCAATGCCGATGGTACAGTGGCGAGAGCCGCGGGTAGAAATCAACTGCTGCTGGGCAGGCAGTTTACTGTTGATGCTAGCCGAAGCGAGCACCTTGATGATTCCACCCATCAGGTGGTGAAAGACTACCTCAGTGCGCAAGGGAACGTGTGCTTCTGTGTAAAAGACCCACAGATAGAAAATGTGCTTAACCAAGACTATCGGCCTGCAGTTAGAGAGCTCCAAACCCAGCAGGTAGCGGTGTTGACTGAATCCCTGCGCCACATCCGAGTTCCGGACCATAAAGGGCCCAGCCAGATAGCGCCACTCGTTGTTGATAGCTTTGTTTGGTCTTCGCGGCAGCGCGGCCATGCGGTTGATTTTGGTATTCATAATGCTGGCGGCGTAAGGGCGTCATTGCATGCCGGACCAATCACTGCGGCAGATATTTCCGGCCGTTTGCTCCCCTTCGCGATAGGGCTTATGGTCTATGAAGTCAGCGGTAAGCAATTGCGGGCTGCACTGGAAGGTGCTATCAACAATGCCATTGATAATGGTGTTGAAGGGACGGGAAGTGGGAGCTTTCCGTATACCTCTCGCTTGAAATACACCTATCGTTGCTGTGCAGCTGAAGGGCAGCGAATTGAGGTGCTGAAACTTTATCGGAATGGCGCATGGGAAGATATTCAGGATCATGCTAATTATCTTTCTGTGTCATCGGGCTATACCGCAACGGGAAAAGAGGGATACGGCGCTTTGGTGAACAGTAATATCGACCCGATACCGTTGAATATCACGATGGCTGATGCCTTTGAGGAATATGCTAGAGATAGAGGCTCGTTCGGTGCTTTTGAGCAGACCATGATCGATTTTATACCGTGCGGCTGTGAACAAGAGCATGTCGCTTAA
- the ribB gene encoding 3,4-dihydroxy-2-butanone-4-phosphate synthase yields the protein MNQSLLAPYGSAFERVEAGLEAIRQGRGVLVVDDEDRENEGDIIFAAETLTSEQMALMIRECSGIVCLCLTDERVKQLDLPMMVENNTSANQTGFTVTIEAAKGVTTGVSAADRVTTIKAAIADNAVPADLSRPGHVFPLKANPEGVLARRGHTEATVDLMRLSGMKPYGVLCELTNPDGTMARLPEVIEFGKQHNMPVLTIEDLAAYRLAKEVANAESIETLTA from the coding sequence ATGAATCAGTCTCTACTAGCCCCGTATGGTTCTGCGTTTGAGCGCGTAGAAGCCGGTCTTGAAGCTATCCGCCAAGGTCGTGGTGTTTTGGTTGTTGATGATGAAGACCGCGAAAACGAAGGCGATATTATCTTTGCAGCCGAAACCTTAACCAGTGAGCAGATGGCGCTGATGATCCGCGAGTGTTCTGGGATTGTTTGCCTGTGCCTGACCGATGAGCGCGTCAAGCAACTTGATTTGCCGATGATGGTGGAGAATAACACCAGTGCAAACCAAACCGGCTTTACCGTAACAATCGAAGCAGCCAAAGGGGTAACCACTGGGGTCTCTGCTGCTGATCGTGTCACCACCATCAAGGCGGCAATTGCTGATAACGCCGTACCAGCAGATCTCAGCCGTCCTGGTCATGTATTCCCGCTCAAAGCGAACCCTGAGGGTGTCCTAGCTCGCCGTGGCCATACAGAAGCGACGGTTGACCTGATGCGCCTATCCGGTATGAAGCCATATGGGGTTCTTTGCGAACTGACTAATCCGGACGGCACGATGGCCCGCCTGCCTGAAGTGATCGAATTTGGCAAACAGCATAATATGCCAGTACTTACCATCGAAGATCTGGCTGCCTATCGCTTGGCCAAAGAAGTGGCAAACGCTGAATCTATTGAGACGCTAACAGCCTAA
- a CDS encoding HlyU family transcriptional regulator — MGFFSKLFGFSKQEAKAESVEPIEYEGYLIYPEPKAEGGQFRIAGRICKQFDQEVKTHMFVRSDLLSSKADAESFMINKAKMFIDQTGDKMFG; from the coding sequence GTGGGTTTCTTCTCAAAATTATTTGGTTTTAGTAAACAGGAAGCCAAGGCTGAATCTGTGGAGCCGATTGAATATGAAGGTTATTTGATCTACCCAGAACCGAAGGCTGAAGGCGGACAGTTCCGTATAGCAGGAAGAATCTGCAAACAGTTTGATCAGGAAGTGAAAACACACATGTTTGTCCGATCTGATTTGTTATCCTCCAAAGCTGATGCCGAATCTTTCATGATCAACAAGGCGAAGATGTTCATCGATCAAACTGGCGATAAAATGTTCGGCTAA
- the pntA gene encoding Re/Si-specific NAD(P)(+) transhydrogenase subunit alpha: protein MQIGVPKEIFANETRVAATPKTVEQFIKMGFSVAVEQNAGIHASFDDAAYEAAGATVVGLEDVWASDIILKVNAPQVNDQTGVDEFDLIKDGASLVSFIWPAQNEALLEKLSGKNINVMAMDSVPRISRAQALDALSSMANIAGYRAVVEAAHEFGRFFTGQITAAGKVPPAKVLVAGAGVAGLAAIGAAGSLGAIVRAFDVRPEVKEQVESMGAEFLEVDFKEDTSTGDGYAKEMSDDFNKAAEKLYAEQAKDVDIIITTALIPGRPAPKLITKEMVDSMKPGSVIVDLAAANGGNCEYAEAGKVITTDNGVKVIGYTDMVGRLPTQSSQLYGTNLVNLFKLLCKEKDGAIDIDFDDEVLRGLTVIKEGEVTWPAPPIKVSAAPAPEAQPVVEPVKKEEKPTSPAKKYGLMAAGIAAFGWIANYAPTEFLSHFTVFVLACVVGYYVVWNVTHALHTPLMSVTNAISGIIIVGALLQIGQGSGLVTFLAFIAVLIASINIFGGFTVTKRMLEMFRKDK, encoded by the coding sequence ATGCAAATTGGTGTGCCTAAGGAAATATTCGCGAATGAAACGCGGGTAGCTGCTACGCCCAAAACGGTTGAGCAGTTTATAAAAATGGGGTTCAGTGTTGCTGTCGAGCAGAATGCCGGTATTCATGCAAGTTTCGATGATGCTGCGTATGAGGCTGCAGGCGCCACTGTGGTTGGATTAGAAGATGTATGGGCTTCGGATATTATTCTGAAGGTCAACGCGCCACAAGTTAATGACCAAACGGGTGTTGACGAGTTTGACTTGATCAAAGATGGGGCGAGCTTAGTCAGCTTTATTTGGCCCGCTCAAAATGAAGCGTTACTAGAAAAGCTTTCTGGTAAAAACATCAATGTGATGGCGATGGACTCTGTTCCCCGTATTTCACGAGCACAGGCACTCGATGCATTGAGCTCAATGGCTAACATTGCGGGCTATCGTGCAGTCGTTGAGGCGGCTCATGAGTTTGGCCGCTTTTTCACCGGCCAGATTACTGCAGCGGGTAAAGTACCGCCGGCCAAGGTGCTCGTGGCTGGTGCCGGTGTTGCCGGTCTTGCCGCTATCGGTGCGGCAGGCAGCTTGGGTGCCATCGTCAGGGCCTTTGATGTTCGTCCCGAAGTAAAAGAGCAGGTCGAATCTATGGGGGCCGAATTCCTTGAAGTTGATTTTAAGGAAGACACTTCAACCGGTGATGGCTACGCCAAAGAAATGTCTGATGATTTCAACAAGGCGGCAGAGAAGCTGTATGCCGAGCAGGCCAAAGATGTTGATATCATAATCACGACGGCATTGATCCCTGGCCGCCCGGCACCGAAACTGATCACCAAAGAAATGGTTGATTCAATGAAGCCGGGGAGCGTGATTGTTGACCTGGCCGCAGCCAACGGCGGTAACTGTGAGTATGCCGAGGCAGGCAAAGTGATCACGACTGACAATGGGGTCAAGGTGATCGGCTATACCGATATGGTAGGGCGTTTGCCGACTCAGTCATCTCAGCTGTACGGCACGAACTTGGTTAACCTTTTCAAGCTGTTGTGCAAAGAAAAAGACGGCGCCATCGATATTGATTTTGATGATGAAGTGCTCCGCGGTCTAACGGTGATCAAGGAAGGTGAAGTTACCTGGCCTGCACCACCGATTAAGGTTTCTGCTGCTCCGGCTCCTGAAGCCCAACCTGTTGTAGAGCCAGTCAAGAAAGAAGAGAAGCCGACCTCACCGGCCAAGAAGTACGGTTTGATGGCGGCGGGTATCGCTGCATTTGGCTGGATTGCCAATTATGCACCTACTGAATTCCTTTCTCACTTTACTGTTTTCGTATTGGCCTGTGTGGTGGGCTACTACGTGGTTTGGAATGTAACGCACGCACTACACACCCCGCTAATGTCAGTAACAAATGCTATTTCCGGCATCATTATCGTTGGTGCGTTGCTGCAGATAGGCCAAGGTAGTGGCTTAGTGACTTTCCTTGCCTTTATTGCGGTACTGATAGCCAGTATCAACATATTTGGTGGTTTCACCGTAACCAAGCGCATGCTTGAAATGTTCCGTAAAGATAAATAA
- the pntB gene encoding Re/Si-specific NAD(P)(+) transhydrogenase subunit beta: MSAGIVQAAYIVAAVLFIMSLAGLSKQETARSGNYYGIAGMAIALIATIFGPESQGTVWVIIAMIIGGAIGIYYARRVEMTEMPELVAILHSFVGMAAVLVGFNTYFDHGELTGVMLNIHLVEIFLGVFIGAVTFTGSVVAFGKLRGSISSKPLMLPHRHKLNLAAVVVSLLLMIAFVKAEGSTAALVVVTLIAFAFGYHLVASIGGADMPVVVSMLNSYSGWAAAAAGFMLANDLLIVTGALVGSSGAILSYIMCKAMNRSFISVIAGGFGTDGSVAAADEDHGEHHEASAEEVAEMLKDARSVIITPGYGMAVAQAQYPVHEITEKLRNKGVNVRFGIHPVAGRLPGHMNVLLAEAKVPYDIVLEMDEINEDFAETDVVLVIGANDTVNPAALEDPNSPIAGMPVLEVWNSKHVIVFKRSMNTGYAGVQNPLFFKENSQMLFGDAKESCNKILEHI, encoded by the coding sequence ATGTCTGCAGGAATCGTACAAGCAGCTTACATTGTTGCTGCTGTATTATTTATTATGTCGTTGGCGGGCCTTTCAAAGCAAGAGACGGCACGTTCGGGTAATTACTATGGTATTGCCGGCATGGCAATCGCCTTGATAGCGACCATCTTTGGCCCTGAATCACAGGGTACTGTTTGGGTTATCATCGCGATGATCATAGGTGGTGCGATCGGTATCTACTATGCACGACGAGTAGAAATGACCGAAATGCCAGAGCTGGTTGCTATTCTCCACAGCTTCGTGGGTATGGCGGCAGTGCTGGTTGGCTTCAATACCTATTTCGATCATGGTGAACTAACAGGAGTTATGCTCAATATCCACCTTGTGGAAATTTTCCTAGGGGTGTTCATTGGTGCGGTCACCTTTACAGGATCGGTGGTGGCATTTGGTAAGCTTCGTGGCTCGATCTCATCGAAACCGCTTATGCTGCCTCATCGCCATAAGCTAAATTTGGCAGCTGTTGTAGTTTCTTTGTTGTTGATGATTGCCTTTGTTAAGGCAGAAGGCTCTACAGCTGCGCTGGTTGTTGTGACCTTGATAGCATTTGCTTTCGGTTACCATTTGGTTGCCTCCATCGGTGGTGCGGATATGCCTGTCGTGGTTTCGATGCTGAACTCATACTCGGGCTGGGCCGCGGCGGCAGCAGGCTTCATGTTAGCCAACGACCTCCTGATTGTAACCGGCGCATTGGTAGGTTCTTCAGGTGCTATCCTGTCCTACATTATGTGTAAGGCGATGAACCGCTCTTTCATCAGTGTTATTGCCGGTGGTTTTGGTACCGACGGTTCGGTCGCGGCAGCGGATGAAGATCACGGCGAACATCATGAAGCATCAGCAGAAGAAGTTGCTGAAATGCTAAAAGATGCACGCTCCGTTATCATCACTCCTGGATACGGTATGGCAGTTGCACAGGCGCAATATCCAGTGCATGAAATTACTGAAAAGCTACGTAACAAAGGTGTTAACGTACGCTTCGGTATCCACCCGGTTGCGGGACGACTACCTGGCCATATGAACGTATTGTTGGCGGAGGCAAAAGTTCCGTATGATATCGTTTTGGAAATGGACGAAATTAACGAAGACTTCGCTGAAACAGACGTGGTGTTGGTGATCGGTGCGAATGACACTGTTAACCCTGCTGCGCTAGAAGATCCAAACAGTCCAATTGCGGGGATGCCTGTGCTGGAAGTGTGGAACTCCAAGCATGTTATTGTCTTCAAGCGTTCGATGAATACAGGTTATGCCGGCGTGCAGAACCCGTTATTCTTCAAAGAAAACTCACAGATGCTATTTGGTGATGCGAAAGAGTCTTGTAACAAGATCCTAGAGCACATCTAA
- the vxrA gene encoding sensor histidine kinase VxrA, which translates to MKKFVLLFSLLFAGTDTALAENLPERLNAVRAELLESESVATYDFRQLQGQFPTQLLLPSALLPQSATYPLKSLQRLYSNSLTCKGPWPVTPLLTQPLVFTRAICNNTVLPIGWFSRAGYIHPGGGSYASRYLDKHPELKEKLGDFLHIQERDLAPTNTALGRLQRMSRDEIHVYIAGAEAFISNGELWIRNGNEYHVYDQPRWSPILNQFDVNFTRLNTTSFCILKSGNICWEEEDKSHLTFYLLVGLLVVNISLLFGWGFYRWRIRRRAMQERMLVLQILTHELRTPIASLAMTVEGFRRHFDALPETLYDEFRRLTEDSRRLRQLAEASKDYLQANQQELSVQHVDSFNEWVEYLSEPYEVTLDLAEDRPVDVNIYWLGTCIDNLLSNAHKYGVKPVKLTSSYSNGKLIVSVSDNGQLGAKDWARLRKPFVSERGLGLGLTIVESMIRRMGGRMKLVGPPTTFILEIPCESNSASG; encoded by the coding sequence ATGAAAAAATTCGTCTTACTGTTCTCACTGCTGTTTGCCGGCACCGATACTGCGTTGGCAGAAAACTTACCCGAGCGTCTCAATGCGGTTCGGGCTGAGCTATTAGAAAGTGAGTCAGTAGCGACTTATGATTTCAGGCAGTTACAAGGGCAGTTTCCAACGCAACTATTGTTACCGTCAGCGCTGTTGCCTCAGTCGGCGACATACCCGCTGAAGTCATTGCAGCGGTTATATAGTAATTCATTGACTTGTAAGGGGCCTTGGCCGGTAACGCCTTTGCTGACTCAGCCGCTGGTTTTTACCCGGGCTATTTGTAACAACACCGTTTTACCGATCGGCTGGTTTTCAAGAGCAGGCTATATTCATCCTGGTGGGGGAAGTTATGCATCAAGGTATTTGGATAAGCACCCGGAACTAAAAGAAAAGCTTGGTGACTTTCTTCATATCCAAGAGCGGGATTTGGCTCCGACTAATACTGCGTTAGGGCGATTACAACGTATGAGCCGCGATGAGATTCATGTCTATATCGCTGGTGCTGAAGCCTTTATTTCCAATGGCGAACTATGGATTCGTAATGGTAATGAATACCATGTCTATGATCAGCCAAGGTGGTCGCCAATCCTTAACCAGTTTGATGTGAATTTTACCCGATTGAATACAACCAGCTTTTGTATACTGAAAAGCGGTAATATCTGTTGGGAAGAAGAGGATAAGTCGCACCTGACGTTCTACCTATTGGTAGGCTTGCTGGTGGTAAACATCAGTTTGTTGTTTGGCTGGGGCTTCTATCGTTGGCGAATTCGTCGAAGAGCCATGCAAGAGCGAATGTTGGTCCTTCAGATACTGACTCACGAGCTGCGAACTCCCATAGCAAGTTTGGCTATGACAGTTGAGGGTTTTCGAAGACACTTTGATGCGCTGCCTGAAACCTTATATGATGAGTTCAGGCGATTGACAGAAGACTCTCGGCGCTTGAGACAGCTTGCGGAAGCAAGTAAAGATTACTTACAAGCGAATCAACAGGAGCTAAGTGTGCAACATGTTGATTCGTTTAATGAATGGGTTGAGTACCTGAGTGAACCATATGAAGTAACACTGGATCTCGCTGAGGATCGCCCTGTAGATGTGAACATATATTGGTTGGGCACCTGTATTGACAATTTGTTGTCAAATGCCCACAAGTATGGCGTAAAGCCAGTAAAATTAACTTCATCGTATTCAAACGGAAAATTAATTGTAAGCGTTTCAGATAACGGTCAGCTTGGTGCAAAAGACTGGGCAAGATTAAGAAAGCCATTCGTAAGCGAACGCGGACTAGGGCTTGGGCTTACAATCGTTGAATCGATGATCCGAAGAATGGGAGGGCGAATGAAGTTAGTTGGCCCTCCGACAACTTTTATATTGGAGATACCGTGTGAATCAAACTCTGCTTCTGGTTGA
- a CDS encoding response regulator transcription factor, which yields MNQTLLLVEDDRNLADGLLESLKGAGYHCLYADCASNVAEHWAQADLVVLDRQLPEGDSLSYLSDWLKIKHVPVILLTAMVSVSDKVIGLDSGAKDYLTKPFAEEELLARIRLHLRSGAPEAAPSNTVSVGNITIDLDSREVNQGGDSVTLTRTEFELLVFLAKNAGRVFTRDELLDQVWGYNHYPTTRTVDTHILQLRQKLPGIEIETLRGVGYRMKSA from the coding sequence GTGAATCAAACTCTGCTTCTGGTTGAAGATGACCGCAACCTTGCTGATGGTTTACTCGAGAGCTTAAAAGGGGCAGGCTACCACTGCCTTTATGCTGATTGTGCGTCAAATGTTGCTGAGCACTGGGCTCAGGCTGATCTCGTTGTACTTGACCGTCAGTTGCCTGAAGGTGACTCTCTAAGTTACCTGAGTGATTGGCTGAAGATTAAACATGTACCCGTGATTTTGTTAACTGCGATGGTATCTGTTTCCGATAAAGTCATTGGCCTCGACTCGGGTGCCAAGGACTACCTAACAAAGCCATTTGCTGAGGAAGAACTTCTTGCTCGAATTCGCCTTCACCTTCGTTCTGGTGCGCCCGAGGCGGCCCCGAGCAATACGGTGTCGGTTGGCAACATTACTATCGACCTTGATAGTCGTGAAGTTAACCAGGGGGGTGACAGCGTCACTTTAACCCGTACCGAATTTGAACTGCTGGTATTTTTGGCGAAAAATGCTGGGCGAGTCTTTACCCGGGATGAGCTTCTTGATCAGGTTTGGGGCTATAACCATTACCCAACAACCCGAACTGTTGATACTCATATCCTTCAGTTGCGACAAAAACTACCGGGCATTGAGATTGAGACCCTTCGCGGTGTAGGCTATCGGATGAAGTCCGCATAA
- a CDS encoding DUF2861 family protein: MSNLSIACSLLVLHSALWAPSVLASWFVSQDVFTMAHQKLLEGKTSESFGAMVQAWQQSPSVDQQNNLNDLLQLAITEDCGRSLDVTALPPWLSTLVIQREMVQNQNQVLPRLAITGTSEQRITNIDFIRWPEESVLSATPKINNGGYFSLETKRLEKASSEGLYQMIISADGEESYKTWVLLTRPHSKQRIGWVDSRNWRIERNGLPDKVCPSPVLSMNIYDLNDTSWTPLWTENVDGKLPTTLPDIDLPDGRYWLSVGIIHSRWQGEIAIRDIQSITRPVEHSDM, translated from the coding sequence ATGTCCAATTTATCGATAGCCTGTTCACTGTTGGTTTTGCATTCGGCGCTGTGGGCGCCGAGTGTTCTTGCCAGTTGGTTTGTTTCTCAAGATGTTTTCACGATGGCCCATCAAAAGCTACTCGAAGGTAAAACCAGCGAGAGCTTTGGTGCTATGGTACAAGCTTGGCAGCAATCCCCCAGTGTTGATCAACAAAACAACCTCAACGATTTGCTCCAGCTTGCTATTACTGAAGATTGTGGGCGAAGCCTCGATGTTACCGCATTGCCACCGTGGTTATCGACCCTGGTTATCCAGCGAGAGATGGTACAGAACCAAAACCAGGTTTTGCCGCGCTTGGCTATCACCGGTACTTCTGAGCAGCGAATTACGAACATCGATTTTATACGTTGGCCTGAAGAGTCAGTGTTGTCCGCGACCCCAAAAATCAATAACGGTGGCTATTTTTCCTTAGAAACTAAACGATTGGAAAAAGCCAGCAGTGAGGGGCTGTACCAGATGATCATTAGTGCGGATGGTGAGGAAAGCTACAAAACGTGGGTTCTTCTGACTCGTCCTCACAGTAAGCAACGTATAGGTTGGGTAGATAGCCGGAATTGGCGCATTGAGAGGAATGGTCTTCCTGACAAAGTCTGCCCATCTCCTGTCTTGTCAATGAATATTTACGATCTCAATGACACGTCATGGACACCGCTTTGGACTGAAAATGTCGATGGCAAGCTGCCCACGACTTTGCCTGACATCGATTTACCTGATGGCCGTTATTGGTTGAGTGTTGGTATTATTCATAGCCGATGGCAGGGGGAAATTGCTATTCGGGATATCCAGAGTATTACTCGACCTGTCGAACATTCAGATATGTAA